One Weissella coleopterorum DNA segment encodes these proteins:
- a CDS encoding Cof-type HAD-IIB family hydrolase: protein MTIKLIATDLDGTFLRDDKTFDISRFNRLLDQMDHQNIKMVVATGNKVEQTLQYFKHAQTDRLTYISSNGAMVSDTKEVLYKRPVSKDQIKKVLDWNTQTRAKMENLIILSGIEAAYVSNHATPEMIQAVEQFYPKVIQVEKFLEVEDDILVMELIWPENANVKDFVKVLRQTFGEELHTTGSGFGSVSILAANTNKETGLAALSRIWQIKPEEMVAFGDNSNDLEMLRYVGNPFVMPNAEEFMKERISQQAHADNEHDGVLETIEKLLADQA from the coding sequence ATGACGATTAAATTAATTGCAACGGATTTGGACGGGACTTTTTTAAGAGATGATAAAACATTTGATATTAGTCGCTTTAATCGTTTATTAGATCAAATGGACCACCAAAATATTAAGATGGTTGTAGCAACTGGAAATAAGGTTGAACAGACATTGCAATATTTCAAACATGCCCAAACAGATCGTTTAACCTATATTTCAAGCAATGGGGCAATGGTTTCAGATACAAAAGAAGTTTTATATAAAAGACCAGTTTCAAAAGACCAGATTAAAAAAGTTTTGGATTGGAATACTCAAACCCGAGCCAAAATGGAAAATCTAATTATTCTATCAGGAATTGAGGCTGCTTATGTTTCAAATCATGCGACTCCTGAAATGATTCAAGCAGTTGAGCAATTTTATCCCAAGGTTATTCAAGTGGAAAAGTTTCTCGAAGTAGAAGATGATATTTTAGTAATGGAATTAATTTGGCCAGAAAATGCAAATGTCAAAGATTTCGTAAAAGTTTTACGGCAGACTTTTGGGGAGGAGTTGCATACGACGGGTTCAGGCTTTGGATCAGTCTCAATTTTAGCAGCGAATACCAATAAAGAAACGGGGTTGGCAGCATTAAGTCGAATTTGGCAAATTAAACCTGAGGAAATGGTGGCATTTGGTGATAATAGCAATGATTTGGAGATGTTACGCTATGTTGGGAATCCATTCGTGATGCCTAATGCCGAGGAATTTATGAAAGAACGAATTTCACAACAAGCGCATGCGGATAATGAGCATGATGGGGTATTAGAAACGATTGAAAAACTTTTAGCTGATCAAGCATAA
- a CDS encoding phosphatidate cytidylyltransferase, which yields MKTRVITAVVALLVFIPTILLGGTLLEFVAAGLAVIAMSEVVLMRKKLFVSFEAIISMVGVFLMALPAEVWKQWNQFLPVGLRFSSLLYIFILLMLFHTVISRNHFSFEDAGVFTLAMMYIGMGFHFLVQAREAGISVILFGMLIVWLTDSGAYMIGRKFGKTPLAPRLSPNKTWEGSVGGTVVAVVVMTIYTIFFPQAYSLPIMVGIILILSVAGQFGDLIESGLKRYYKVKDSGNILPGHGGILDRFDSMIIVMPILYLLGGMQ from the coding sequence ATGAAAACTCGAGTTATTACAGCGGTAGTGGCATTATTAGTTTTTATCCCAACCATTTTATTGGGTGGAACACTTTTAGAGTTTGTTGCTGCTGGTTTGGCAGTGATTGCGATGAGCGAAGTAGTCTTGATGCGAAAAAAACTCTTTGTTTCGTTTGAAGCAATCATTTCCATGGTGGGCGTTTTCTTAATGGCACTCCCGGCTGAAGTCTGGAAGCAATGGAACCAGTTTCTTCCTGTTGGATTGCGATTTTCATCATTGTTATATATTTTCATTTTGTTGATGTTGTTTCATACCGTTATTAGTCGCAATCATTTTAGTTTTGAGGATGCGGGCGTATTTACTTTGGCGATGATGTATATTGGAATGGGCTTCCATTTCTTAGTCCAAGCCCGTGAAGCCGGAATCAGTGTGATTTTATTTGGAATGTTGATTGTTTGGTTAACTGATTCAGGTGCATATATGATTGGTCGCAAGTTTGGGAAAACCCCATTAGCTCCTCGCTTAAGTCCTAATAAAACTTGGGAAGGTTCAGTTGGGGGAACCGTTGTAGCGGTAGTTGTTATGACGATTTATACTATTTTCTTCCCTCAAGCTTACAGCCTTCCCATTATGGTGGGAATTATTTTGATTTTATCGGTAGCTGGTCAGTTTGGTGATCTGATTGAATCAGGGTTAAAGCGTTACTATAAAGTGAAAGATTCTGGAAATATTTTACCCGGTCATGGGGGGATTTTAGATCGCTTTGATTCTATGATTATTGTAATGCCCATCTTGTACTTGCTGGGTGGAATGCAGTAG
- a CDS encoding metallophosphoesterase, producing MNYFTADLHFFHEQLLKSEHFSPRPYTDLSSEHAGLQKVWNSRVTDQDTVYHLGDLAFLNKIKPAKKGYQQLLELLLSLKGQIILVKGNHDTRDLFKFLKNQHIILADGRPKFEFHDVGLIVKANHHQFFLTHYPLILGPTASSINLHGHIHHSQVPIAENINVGIDSEDLEYLTADQRPAWGMPLSLEEIEQILIQKHNRLSTK from the coding sequence ATGAATTATTTTACTGCTGATTTACATTTTTTTCATGAACAATTATTAAAAAGTGAGCATTTTTCACCAAGACCATACACCGATTTGTCATCAGAACACGCAGGCCTACAAAAGGTTTGGAATAGCCGAGTTACAGATCAAGACACCGTATATCATTTAGGGGACTTAGCCTTTCTCAATAAAATAAAACCAGCTAAAAAGGGTTATCAACAGTTGCTTGAATTATTATTAAGTTTAAAGGGACAAATCATCTTAGTTAAGGGAAACCATGATACACGCGATCTTTTTAAATTTTTAAAGAATCAACATATTATTTTAGCAGACGGTCGTCCAAAGTTTGAGTTTCATGACGTGGGGCTAATTGTAAAAGCTAATCATCATCAATTCTTTCTCACGCATTACCCATTGATTTTAGGACCCACAGCTTCTAGTATTAATTTACACGGACATATTCATCATAGTCAGGTGCCTATTGCTGAAAACATTAATGTTGGAATTGATAGTGAAGATTTAGAGTACTTGACAGCTGACCAGCGCCCAGCGTGGGGGATGCCTCTAAGCTTAGAGGAAATCGAACAGATTTTAATACAAAAACATAACCGATTATCAACAAAATAA
- a CDS encoding DUF1361 domain-containing protein, whose protein sequence is MKKNEITIFVIINLIVLVFYATVYAIPSRFGFLIWNVFLALIPLDVALVNKLLKTKGPWILRALCFLIWLAFFPNAMYLLTDFSHLSAIGTGLATPGQYLNYGVLFTGVFIGMLIGLASLELIVETLPLQKWYFKIPFYVILAVVSSAAIYLGRFQRANSWDLVTNFRTLLDQVSFVMNPDLYYFVLVFGLVQLFIFSVYHLIWIRN, encoded by the coding sequence ATGAAGAAAAACGAAATTACGATATTTGTGATCATTAATTTGATTGTTTTAGTGTTTTATGCCACGGTTTATGCTATCCCCTCTCGTTTTGGATTTTTAATTTGGAATGTATTCTTAGCATTGATTCCATTAGATGTGGCCCTAGTTAATAAACTTCTGAAAACGAAAGGACCTTGGATTTTGCGAGCCCTTTGTTTTTTGATCTGGTTAGCATTTTTTCCAAATGCCATGTACTTATTAACGGATTTTAGTCATTTGTCTGCCATTGGTACCGGCTTAGCGACACCAGGTCAGTATTTAAACTATGGAGTTCTTTTTACCGGAGTCTTCATTGGTATGTTAATTGGGCTAGCTAGTTTGGAGTTAATTGTTGAAACTTTGCCATTGCAAAAATGGTATTTCAAAATTCCGTTTTACGTTATTCTTGCAGTCGTTTCGAGTGCGGCGATTTATTTGGGGCGTTTTCAACGTGCTAATTCGTGGGACTTAGTGACCAATTTTAGAACTCTTTTAGATCAAGTTTCTTTTGTAATGAATCCAGATTTATATTATTTTGTATTGGTTTTTGGATTGGTTCAACTATTTATTTTCAGCGTCTATCATTTAATTTGGATACGCAACTAG
- the hpf gene encoding ribosome hibernation-promoting factor, HPF/YfiA family, whose amino-acid sequence MLEFIVRGENIEVTEAIKAYVIKRLTRLERYLNDDNKYVAHVNVRSYQERTFKIEVTIQLPYLLLRAEDTQADLYQAIDFVSDKLERQIRKYKTKVNRKSREKGYKGIATFMDETLDDSQLDEDQDTKFEIVRTKHLSLKPMDVEEAILQMDLLGHSFFVFQDAESNLPAVVYKRKDGKYALIDTDL is encoded by the coding sequence ATGCTAGAATTTATTGTACGTGGTGAAAATATCGAAGTAACGGAAGCTATTAAGGCTTATGTCATTAAGCGTTTAACTCGCCTAGAGCGCTATCTTAATGATGATAATAAGTATGTGGCACACGTAAATGTGCGCTCATACCAAGAACGGACTTTTAAAATTGAAGTAACCATTCAGTTACCATATCTCCTTCTTAGAGCAGAAGATACCCAAGCGGATTTATATCAAGCAATTGATTTTGTTTCCGACAAGTTAGAGCGTCAAATTCGTAAGTATAAGACCAAAGTTAATCGTAAGTCGCGTGAAAAGGGGTATAAGGGAATTGCCACCTTTATGGATGAGACTTTGGATGATTCGCAATTAGATGAGGATCAGGATACTAAATTTGAAATTGTTCGAACAAAGCATCTTTCATTGAAACCAATGGATGTCGAAGAGGCCATCTTGCAAATGGATCTGTTGGGGCATAGTTTCTTTGTCTTCCAAGATGCAGAGAGTAATTTACCAGCGGTTGTTTATAAGCGTAAGGATGGTAAATATGCTTTGATTGATACCGATTTATAA
- a CDS encoding DEAD/DEAH box helicase family protein — MERINWKGHLTASQQKIADEHLLAWDQRRHHLTYAVTGAGKTEMLYPLINRALGLQKRIALVAPRIDVVLELARRIEKNFSGEFLILHGNQHHIKYNQLVICTIQQLMKFHQTFDLIIVDEVDAFPLIDNSALKRVIEMAREKDGVIHYLSATPTNKLLKEVGHAQGKVSFLAKRYHGHPLPKIKIKFTRNWRKKLPRTLNRELLKYQKNKRYFLIFVPQITDLSLVSAMLPKSLHVKTVYANDQQRSDTIEMFRRGELHGLIATTILERGVTFSPLDVYILGGEERIFTYETILQMAGRCGRSADFPTGNVWIFAKDFSFKMYRAQQEIIFLNRIGVQNEM, encoded by the coding sequence ATGGAAAGAATTAATTGGAAAGGACATTTAACAGCCTCCCAACAAAAAATTGCAGATGAACACTTATTGGCCTGGGATCAACGAAGGCATCATTTAACGTACGCAGTAACAGGGGCTGGAAAAACGGAGATGCTTTATCCATTGATTAACCGAGCATTAGGCCTTCAAAAACGAATAGCTTTGGTAGCCCCGCGTATCGATGTTGTCTTAGAATTAGCACGTCGAATCGAAAAAAATTTTTCTGGTGAATTTTTAATTTTACACGGAAATCAACATCATATTAAATACAATCAACTCGTTATATGTACAATTCAACAGCTTATGAAGTTTCATCAAACTTTTGATCTCATTATAGTGGACGAAGTTGATGCCTTTCCGTTAATAGATAATTCAGCTTTAAAGCGGGTGATCGAAATGGCACGCGAAAAAGATGGAGTGATTCATTATCTATCTGCGACGCCAACAAATAAGTTGTTAAAAGAAGTAGGCCACGCTCAGGGAAAAGTATCATTCTTGGCCAAGCGTTATCATGGACACCCATTACCAAAAATAAAAATTAAATTCACTAGAAATTGGAGAAAAAAATTACCGCGAACATTAAACAGAGAGTTATTGAAATATCAGAAAAATAAACGTTATTTTTTAATTTTTGTACCGCAAATCACTGATTTATCATTAGTTAGTGCAATGCTCCCAAAGTCACTCCACGTTAAAACCGTTTATGCCAATGATCAGCAGCGAAGCGATACGATCGAAATGTTTCGCCGTGGTGAATTGCATGGATTAATAGCTACGACTATTTTAGAGCGAGGAGTAACATTTTCGCCATTAGATGTTTATATTCTTGGAGGAGAGGAAAGAATATTTACTTACGAAACGATATTACAAATGGCAGGAAGGTGTGGACGATCCGCTGATTTTCCCACTGGCAATGTTTGGATTTTTGCTAAAGATTTCTCTTTTAAAATGTATCGGGCGCAACAAGAAATTATCTTTCTAAATCGTATTGGAGTTCAAAATGAAATGTGA
- a CDS encoding ComF family protein produces the protein MKCEACQNDFFKNWDLTTFIFNQIKYDSVICFECQEQFIKIGPNYCFGCGKYQTMSDMCIDCMSWMRKGQTLLQNRALYRYSQMMKWFFREYKFKGGYHLRTIFLGELETLIEAERMIVIIPIAANKLKQRGFNQTKGLLQDQTHGSNLLRCKQSFQTTQSQKSREQRIHTPQWFELNVDRSEVKGQMITLIDDIYTTGRTLYHAADCLYVAGAKNVNSITLVR, from the coding sequence ATGAAATGTGAAGCTTGTCAAAATGATTTTTTCAAGAATTGGGATTTAACCACTTTTATTTTTAATCAAATTAAATATGATTCAGTCATTTGTTTCGAATGTCAGGAACAATTTATCAAAATTGGACCAAACTATTGTTTCGGTTGCGGAAAATATCAAACGATGTCCGACATGTGTATTGATTGTATGAGTTGGATGAGGAAGGGCCAAACATTATTACAAAACCGAGCACTTTATCGCTATAGTCAGATGATGAAATGGTTTTTCAGGGAATATAAATTTAAGGGAGGTTATCATTTAAGAACAATATTTTTGGGTGAATTAGAAACCTTGATTGAAGCAGAACGCATGATTGTAATAATTCCCATCGCGGCAAATAAGTTAAAGCAACGTGGTTTTAATCAAACTAAAGGTCTTTTGCAGGATCAAACCCATGGGTCAAATTTGTTGAGGTGTAAGCAGTCGTTTCAAACCACCCAGTCACAAAAAAGTCGTGAGCAAAGAATTCATACGCCGCAATGGTTTGAGTTAAACGTTGATCGAAGTGAAGTAAAAGGACAAATGATTACGTTAATTGATGATATTTACACCACTGGTCGCACTTTATATCATGCGGCTGATTGTTTATATGTAGCTGGTGCCAAAAATGTGAATTCAATTACATTAGTAAGATAA
- a CDS encoding GtrA family protein → MKTFWQIFNKYQTQILYLFFGVMTTVINILIYGGLHLVHTPYQIAYWTAWFVTVLFAYLTNRRWVFSSQARGFKQISVEVFNFYLARFITGILGSGIMIIGVSWLHQNDFIWNIIQNVFVIISNYILSKWFIFKNKEKLKYDD, encoded by the coding sequence ATAAAGACATTTTGGCAGATATTTAATAAGTATCAAACACAAATTTTATATTTGTTTTTTGGTGTAATGACGACCGTGATTAATATTTTAATTTATGGAGGATTACATTTAGTCCACACGCCATATCAAATTGCCTATTGGACAGCGTGGTTTGTGACCGTTCTTTTTGCCTACTTAACCAATCGACGATGGGTTTTTAGTTCTCAGGCGCGGGGGTTTAAGCAAATTAGCGTCGAGGTTTTTAATTTCTATCTAGCTCGTTTTATTACTGGGATCTTAGGATCAGGAATTATGATAATCGGAGTAAGTTGGTTACATCAGAATGATTTTATTTGGAATATCATTCAAAACGTTTTTGTCATCATTTCAAATTATATTTTGAGCAAGTGGTTTATTTTTAAGAATAAGGAGAAATTGAAATATGACGATTAA
- a CDS encoding isoprenyl transferase: protein MFFNKKSPSKSTEVDLTRVPKHIAIIMDGNGRWAKSKGLPRVAGHQQGMEVVKKITIAASDLNVKVLTLYAFSTENWKRPAKEVGFLMKLPTRFFDTFVPDLIKNNVKVSVMGYIDQLPLETQKAVEQAVEQTKNNTGMILNFALNYGGRAEIVTGMQNLAQQIQTGALQPEQIDEQRISDVLMTASLNSYRDPELLIRTSGEQRISNFLLWQLAYSEMVFLDQHWPDLDAEDLKQAIVIYQNRDRRFGGIKEDKK, encoded by the coding sequence ATGTTTTTTAACAAAAAATCACCTAGCAAATCAACAGAAGTCGATTTAACGCGGGTTCCAAAACATATTGCTATTATTATGGACGGCAATGGGCGCTGGGCGAAATCGAAGGGCCTTCCCCGGGTTGCTGGGCATCAACAAGGAATGGAAGTGGTCAAAAAAATTACGATCGCGGCCAGTGATCTAAATGTGAAAGTTTTGACCTTATATGCGTTTTCCACTGAAAACTGGAAACGACCAGCGAAGGAAGTCGGCTTCTTAATGAAGCTGCCAACTCGTTTTTTTGATACTTTTGTCCCCGATTTGATTAAAAATAATGTTAAAGTAAGTGTGATGGGTTATATTGATCAATTACCTTTAGAGACACAAAAAGCAGTCGAACAAGCAGTCGAACAAACCAAAAATAATACAGGAATGATTTTGAATTTTGCGTTAAATTATGGTGGACGGGCTGAGATTGTTACGGGGATGCAAAACTTAGCCCAGCAAATTCAAACTGGAGCGTTGCAGCCAGAACAAATTGATGAGCAACGGATTAGCGATGTTTTGATGACAGCTTCATTGAATTCGTATCGAGACCCTGAACTGCTCATTCGAACAAGTGGTGAACAAAGAATTTCTAATTTTTTGTTATGGCAATTAGCGTATAGTGAGATGGTGTTTTTAGATCAGCATTGGCCAGATCTAGATGCAGAAGATTTGAAACAAGCTATTGTAATTTATCAAAATCGAGATCGTCGATTTGGTGGAATTAAAGAAGATAAAAAGTAA
- a CDS encoding proline--tRNA ligase, translating to MKQSKVFIPTLRQAPADAEVISHQMMLRAGYMRSISAGVYAYLPLAQRVLNKIETIIREEMEQIDAIEMLAPTLLPAELWQESGRYETYGPDLFKLHNRHDRDMILAPTHEEVMTELIRDDIKSYKRLPLTIYQIQNKLRDERRPRSGLLRGREFLMKDAYSFSVDQAGLDVAYKSMEQAYTKIFDRVGLNYRVIVGDAGAMGGSDSKEFSAPAAAGEDIIAYSEESDYAANLEMAKDLYTPNKSHAAFAELEKIATPEVKTIDELADYLNKTSDQLVKTILMMADDKPILLLIRGDYEVNEVKVSHLTGASELRMATEDEAQKLLGSSFGSLGPVKVDAEIKIIADEWIQDMVNVPVGANEAGFHYLNANLERDFRVDEVADIRTAIEGNQTIDGKGKLIFTKGIEVGHIFKLGTRYSKALGAQVLDNNGRQQDVIMGSYGIGVSRLLAAIAEQNADEKGLVWPKAIAPWDVHLVPIKYTDVEQGALTAQIQAQLVEAGYDVLVDDRNERPGVKFADSDLIGLPVRITVGKKANEGIVEVKVRTADESIEVRVDELVNTLSILLQANDEISE from the coding sequence ATGAAACAATCCAAAGTTTTTATTCCAACGCTACGTCAGGCACCAGCCGACGCTGAGGTGATTTCCCATCAAATGATGCTACGAGCTGGATATATGCGTTCAATTTCAGCCGGTGTATATGCATATTTACCACTAGCGCAACGAGTTTTAAATAAAATTGAAACTATTATACGTGAAGAAATGGAACAGATTGACGCAATTGAGATGTTAGCGCCAACTTTGTTGCCAGCTGAACTATGGCAAGAATCTGGTCGTTATGAAACTTATGGACCAGACTTGTTTAAACTTCACAATCGTCATGATCGGGATATGATCTTAGCACCAACCCATGAAGAAGTTATGACGGAACTCATCCGTGATGATATTAAGTCGTATAAACGATTACCATTGACAATTTATCAAATTCAAAATAAATTACGTGATGAGCGTCGACCACGTTCAGGTTTGCTTCGCGGTCGTGAATTCCTAATGAAGGATGCTTATTCATTTTCTGTTGATCAAGCGGGACTAGATGTTGCTTATAAAAGTATGGAACAAGCTTATACTAAGATTTTTGATCGAGTAGGCTTAAATTATCGAGTCATCGTGGGTGATGCGGGAGCAATGGGTGGTTCTGACTCTAAAGAATTTTCAGCACCAGCTGCAGCCGGAGAAGATATTATTGCATATTCAGAAGAATCTGATTATGCAGCTAATCTGGAAATGGCTAAAGATCTTTATACCCCAAACAAGTCGCATGCCGCATTTGCGGAATTAGAAAAAATTGCGACACCTGAGGTTAAGACAATTGATGAATTAGCTGATTACTTAAATAAAACGAGCGATCAATTAGTGAAGACTATCTTGATGATGGCTGATGATAAGCCAATTCTTTTGCTAATTCGGGGAGATTACGAAGTCAATGAAGTGAAGGTTTCCCATTTGACGGGAGCCAGTGAATTGCGGATGGCGACTGAAGACGAAGCTCAAAAATTGTTGGGTTCTTCTTTTGGGTCATTGGGGCCAGTTAAGGTTGATGCTGAAATAAAGATTATTGCTGATGAGTGGATTCAAGATATGGTTAACGTTCCGGTTGGCGCGAACGAAGCTGGATTCCATTATTTAAATGCTAATCTCGAACGTGATTTTCGGGTAGATGAGGTTGCCGATATTCGAACAGCAATTGAAGGCAATCAAACGATTGATGGAAAAGGTAAATTGATTTTTACTAAGGGAATTGAAGTCGGTCATATTTTCAAACTAGGTACACGTTATTCAAAAGCTTTGGGAGCTCAAGTCTTAGATAATAACGGCCGTCAGCAAGATGTGATTATGGGTAGTTATGGAATTGGCGTTTCTCGTTTGCTAGCCGCCATTGCGGAACAGAATGCGGACGAAAAAGGTCTAGTTTGGCCTAAAGCAATCGCTCCGTGGGATGTACACCTGGTCCCAATTAAGTATACTGACGTAGAACAAGGAGCTTTAACCGCACAAATTCAAGCCCAATTGGTTGAAGCGGGCTACGATGTCTTAGTGGATGATCGGAACGAACGTCCTGGTGTTAAATTTGCGGATTCGGATTTAATTGGATTACCAGTTCGCATTACGGTTGGTAAAAAAGCAAATGAAGGTATTGTGGAAGTCAAGGTCCGTACAGCCGATGAGTCAATTGAGGTTCGCGTTGATGAGTTAGTGAATACACTTTCAATTCTTTTGCAAGCAAATGATGAGATCAGTGAATAA
- a CDS encoding M24 family metallopeptidase gives MYLKRIEKVRKNLTIFNADGMLVADGDNLKYLTGFLGGTGDGLLLIGTAEQKAALITDARYEEELRTSLPDGIDLLITRDYYGVAMLAAKRFKINNLGFEDTLPFKIFDVLDENFEGQDENSDIVPIPELVEWLRQVKSEDELVALRHSTQVAIQAYEKLLDQIEVGMTERQVANRLDQIIKDLGATSASFETIVASGYRGALPHGEATDKPLATGELVTIDFGYFVDGYTSDITRTFGIGTIDDGVKRAYQVVQEANQAAIHQIKAGTLAGDVDQAARNVIEAAEYGKYYTHATGHGVGLAIHEGPVLSTQAEERLEAGMLLTIEPGIYIPGAFGIRIEDDIIVTPSGVENLTEQLTTDLVIIDR, from the coding sequence ATGTATTTGAAGAGAATTGAAAAAGTTCGTAAAAACTTAACTATATTTAATGCTGATGGGATGCTAGTTGCTGATGGTGATAACTTAAAGTATCTAACTGGTTTTTTAGGCGGGACAGGAGATGGTCTTTTACTTATTGGAACCGCAGAACAAAAAGCGGCGTTAATTACTGATGCCCGATATGAAGAAGAATTGCGAACTAGTTTGCCAGACGGAATTGACTTACTTATCACACGTGATTATTATGGTGTTGCCATGCTGGCTGCTAAACGTTTTAAGATAAATAATCTTGGTTTTGAGGATACTCTGCCGTTTAAAATTTTTGATGTCTTAGATGAAAATTTTGAAGGACAAGATGAAAATTCAGATATTGTACCCATTCCTGAATTAGTTGAATGGTTACGCCAAGTAAAATCAGAAGATGAATTAGTCGCTTTGCGCCACTCAACGCAAGTGGCAATTCAAGCATACGAAAAGTTATTAGATCAAATTGAAGTTGGTATGACAGAACGTCAAGTAGCTAATCGACTGGATCAAATTATTAAAGATTTGGGCGCTACTAGTGCATCTTTTGAAACGATTGTGGCTTCGGGCTATCGCGGTGCGTTACCACATGGGGAAGCAACGGATAAACCGCTGGCTACTGGTGAATTAGTGACAATTGACTTTGGTTACTTTGTTGATGGGTATACTTCCGATATTACGCGGACCTTTGGAATCGGAACAATTGATGATGGTGTTAAGAGAGCGTATCAAGTTGTTCAAGAGGCAAATCAAGCGGCCATTCACCAAATTAAGGCGGGAACTTTGGCTGGAGACGTTGACCAGGCAGCTCGAAATGTGATTGAAGCAGCTGAATATGGTAAATACTATACTCATGCAACGGGTCATGGCGTGGGGTTAGCTATTCATGAGGGACCGGTCCTTTCAACCCAGGCAGAGGAACGCTTGGAAGCTGGAATGCTTTTGACCATCGAACCAGGTATTTATATTCCGGGGGCATTTGGAATCCGAATTGAAGATGATATTATTGTTACTCCAAGCGGTGTAGAAAACTTGACAGAGCAATTGACAACTGATTTGGTCATTATTGACAGGTAG